The Flavobacterium psychrophilum genome includes a region encoding these proteins:
- a CDS encoding preprotein translocase subunit SecE, with product MAKVTNYISEAFTELKSNVTWPEWAEIQRLTIIVAVFSVIFALVTFGIDKGFEVLVANIYKFLKN from the coding sequence ATGGCAAAGGTTACTAATTACATATCGGAGGCATTTACAGAGTTAAAATCTAATGTAACATGGCCTGAGTGGGCTGAAATACAGCGCCTTACTATTATTGTTGCTGTTTTTTCGGTAATATTTGCTTTAGTTACTTTTGGTATCGATAAGGGCTTTGAGGTTCTTGTGGCGAATATATATAAGTTTCTAAAAAATTAA